One genomic region from Mangifera indica cultivar Alphonso chromosome 17, CATAS_Mindica_2.1, whole genome shotgun sequence encodes:
- the LOC123200553 gene encoding GTP-binding nuclear protein Ran-3-like, whose translation MALPNQQTVDYPSFKLVIVGDGGTGKTTFVKRHLTGEFEKKYEPTIGVEVHPLDFFTNCGKIRFYCWDTAGQEKFGGLRDGYYIHGQCAIIMFDVTARLTYKNVPTWHRDLCRVCENIPIVLCGNKVDVKNRQVKAKQVTFHRKKNLQYYEISAKSNYNFEKPFLYLARKLAGDPNLHFVESPALAPPEVQIDMATQQQHEAELAAAASQPLPDDDDDAFE comes from the exons atg GCTTTACCAAATCAGCAGACCGTTGATTATCCAAGCTTCAAGCTTGTAATCGTCGGCGATGGTGGAACTG GAAAGACAACCTTTGTGAAAAGGCATCTTACTGGGGAGTTTGAGAAGAAATATGAAc CAACCATTGGTGTGGAAGTTCATCCCTTGGACTTCTTCACTAACTGTGGAAAAATTCGGTTCTATTGCTGGGATACTGCTGGGCAAGAGAAGTTTGGTGGCCTTAGAGATGGATATTA CATCCATGGGCAATGTGCTATCATCATGTTTGATGTAACTGCCCGTTTGACATATAAGAACGTTCCAACATGGCATCGTGATCTCTGCAG GGTGTGTGAAAACATCCCAATTGTTCTTTGTGGGAACAAGGTCGATGTGAAGAACAGGCAGGTGAAAGCAAAGCAGGTTACATTCCACAGGAAGAAGAATCTGCAATACTATGAGATCTCTGCAAAAAGCAATTATAACTTTGAGAAGCCCTTCTTGTACCTTGCTAGAAAACTTGCTgg GGATCCTAACTTGCATTTTGTGGAGTCTCCTGCTCTGGCTCCTCCAGAGGTGCAGATCGATATGGCTACTCAACAACA GCATGAAGCTGAGCTTGCTGCTGCTGCTAGTCAACCTCTAccagatgatgatgatgatgcattTGAGTGA
- the LOC123200549 gene encoding pentatricopeptide repeat-containing protein At4g32450, mitochondrial-like, which yields MRLRSSPIRLFLIHSFKYPRPLCSQPECLNQSISSNYQFSENSEHFPEKITSEFHSLRNPTFSYSKRNYFSLPTLETTELTETTMISNLLSHKNDPLSALRYFNQVELKLDFAKSLNLFAVLLHILMKSTETHGHARNSLSQYVLGISSPTSISLVDCLIECAKRFDFDIDAKVFNYLLDSYVKADKTIDALECCSRMIECNIIPQVELVNKILTELVKTNFIDEAKELYNKMVLRGVSGQRVKVSTCLKEEKHEQNPCLDNTSSQHQDHSNFSTKNCNSIDFLQIPNGVYVDGSRSYRESTTNECQNNMFQQTGKFSGYIWNNNGHSQINHNGAQAQMSWGGRYNMQNQCSPILEGGGEVSQKLQGYSQRLSEFQGSSNGTFMQQVGQYEQISSDHHTGNVGNYCHSPSVYQQNQDVGQYQQNPKVGQYLSYSNGIHNRMVTSQVETNMQSGEESVEASESSQYNGTLKELDGFIKEGKVKEAVEVLGLLGKQCIPVDLPLLVQLMQVCGEAKVLEEAKAVHEYIVRSVTPLKVSTYNRILKMYSECGSMEDAFNVFNHMGPRNLTSWDTMITGLAKNGLAEDAIDLFSQFKQEGLKPDGQMFIGIFSACSVLGYADEGMLHFESMIKDYGIIPSMKHYVSIVDMLGSIGYLYEAQEFVGKMPMEPCVDVWETLMNLCRIHGNLELGDQYAELVELLDPSRLDEKSKAGLVPVKGSDHVNEKTKRKLASQNVPEVRSTVHEYRAGDTSHAETDKIYALIRGLKSQMKEVGYIPEVRFVLHDIDEESKEEALLAHSERLALSHGLLTSQARAPIRIIKNLRVCVDCHTALKIISKIVGRELIIRDAKRFHHFKDGLCSCRDYW from the coding sequence ATGAGATTGAGATCTTCACCAATCCGTCTATTTCTTATCCACTCTTTCAAGTACCCGAGGCCTCTATGCTCTCAACCAGAATGTCTCAATCAATCGATTTCgtcaaattatcaattttccGAGAATTCTGAACATTTTCCCGAGAAAATCACCTCAGAATTCCATTCTCTCCGAAACCCAACTTTCTCATATTCCAAGCGCAATTATTTTAGCTTACCCACTTTAGAGACCACTGAGTTAACAGAAACCACTATGATAAGCAATCTTTTAAGCCACAAAAACGATCCACTTTCAGCTTTGAGATACTTTAATCAGGTTGAACTGAAGCTGGATTTTGCCAAAAGCCTTAACTTATTCGCAGTTTTGCTTCACATTCTGATGAAAAGCACAGAGACTCATGGGCACGCTCGCAATTCGCTCAGTCAATACGTTTTGGGTATTTCCAGTCCAACATCCATCTCTCTTGTTGACTGCTTGATTGAGTGTGCGAAaaggtttgattttgatattgatgCGAAAGTTTTCAATTACTTGTTGGATAGTTATGTTAAAGCTGATAAAACAATAGATGCTTTAGAGTGTTGTTCTAGAATGATAGAGTGTAATATAATTCCTCAGGTTGAATTGGTGAACAAAATTTTGACAGAATTGGTTAAAACAAACTTTATTGATGAAGCAAAAGAATTGTACAATAAGATGGTTTTGAGAGGTGTCAGTGGTCAACGAGTAAAAGTTAGCACTtgtttaaaagaagaaaagcatGAGCAAAACCCTTGTTTAGATAATACTTCAAGTCAACATCAAGACCATAGTAATTTTAGCACCAAGAACTGCAACTCTATAGATTTTCTGCAAATACCAAATGGGGTTTATGTGGATGGTTCTAGGAGTTATAGGGAAAGCACTACAAATGAATGTCAGAATAATATGTTTCAACAAACTGGTAAGTTTAGTGGGTACATTTGGAATAATAATGGACACTCTCAAATAAACCATAATGGGGCTCAAGCACAAATGTCCTGGGGTGGACGTTATAATATGCAGAATCAGTGTAGTCCCATCTTGGAGGGAGGCGGAGAAGTGAGCCAAAAGCTTCAGGGTTATTCACAAAGGTTGTCAGAATTTCAGGGAAGCTCAAATGGGACTTTTATGCAGCAGGTTGGGCAATATGAGCAAATTTCAAGTGACCATCATACTGGAAATGTTGGAAATTATTGTCATAGCCCAAGTGTCTATCAGCAGAACCAAGATGTTGGACAATATCAGCAGAATCCTAAGGTAGGACAATATTTGTCTTACTCAAATGGGATTCACAATAGAATGGTGACTTCTCAAGTGGAAACTAACATGCAATCTGGGGAGGAATCAGTTGAGGCCTCAGAAAGTAGCCAATATAATGGTACCCTAAAGGAGTTGGATGGTTTCATTAAGGAAGGAAAAGTAAAAGAAGCTGTTGAAGTGTTAGGGTTATTAGGAAAGCAATGTATTCCAGTTGATTTGCCACTATTGGTACAGTTAATGCAGGTGTGTGGGGAAGCCAAAGTTTTAGAAGAAGCAAAAGCAGTGCACGAATACATTGTAAGATCAGTTACCCCTCTTAAAGTCAGCACCTATAATAggatattaaaaatgtattcaGAATGTGGCTCTATGGAAGATGCATTTAATGTATTTAATCATATGGGGCCACGCAATTTGACTTCATGGGACACTATGATAACAGGCCTTGCAAAAAATGGTCTAGCGGAGGATGCTATTGATCTCTTCTCTCAATTCAAGCAAGAAGGACTGAAACCAGATGGTCAAATGTTCATTGGGATTTTCTCTGCCTGTAGTGTTTTGGGTTATGCTGATGAGGGAATGTTACACTTTGAATCAATGATCAAGGACTATGGTATTATTCCATCTATGAAGCATTATGTGAGTATAGTTGACATGTTGGGAAGCATAGGGTATCTATATGAAGCCCAAGAGTTTGTTGGAAAAATGCCAATGGAGCCATGTGTTGATGTTTGGGAGACATTGATGAATCTTTGCAGAATTCATGGGAATTTGGAGCTTGGTGACCAATACGCAGAGCTTGTTGAACTATTGGATCCCTCTCGTTTGGATGAAAAGTCAAAGGCAGGCCTTGTACCTGTTAAAGGTTCGGATCATGTAAATGAGAAAACAAAGAGGAAATTGGCCAGTCAAAATGTTCCAGAAGTTAGGAGCACAGTCCATGAATATCGAGCAGGAGATACATCTCATGCAGAGACTGATAAGATATATGCTCTTATCAGAGGATTGAAGTCTCAAATGAAAGAGGTTGGTTACATTCCAGAAGTAAGATTTGTGCTTCATGACATTGATGAAGAAAGTAAGGAGGAAGCTCTTCTTGCTCATAGTGAAAGACTTGCTCTATCACATGGTCTCCTCACCAGCCAAGCCCGTGCACCCATTCGGATAATAAAGAACCTTAGGGTTTGTGTTGATTGCCATACTGCTCTGAAAATCATCTCAAAAATTGTTGGTAGGGAACTCATTATACGAGATGCTAAGAGATTCCACCATTTTAAAGATGGATTGTGCTCCTGTCGGGATTATTGGTGA
- the LOC123200551 gene encoding peptidyl-prolyl cis-trans isomerase CYP95-like isoform X1 yields the protein MAKKKNPLVFMDVSIDGDPAERMVFELFADAAPMTAENFRALCTGEKGIGPKTGRPLHYKGTFFHRIIKGSMAEGGDFVKRDGTSGESIFTGNFPDESPRLKHDGPGLLSMSVADRDSLGSHFIITFKGNHNFDRKYVVFGELVQGKEVLKKIENSGDEEGRPIVTVKIINCGEFADDKKKGNKLKMVKDASLDDNNHHVRRKGKYKKSSRDKRKKQRRHYSSDSESSSDSEMESSDSDSDADSYLSSSSDISSSSDDRRKKRKRSSKRDKNRRGKRRDRRHDKKRKKRDKRSKPRSRRSSDSITDTGSDSESDSSSEDLDVQDKDNKQKDPTQKAGAASFREKKREDNMFEKENGDQQSHGVGAGAKSDGSTERQPDVVDDHPGKSRSRSMSPRKTMSKSMSISPKRSLSRSRSISPNRSMGRTPSVSRSPPQQRRSISRSPLRSSNGRSSSRSNSRSPLRSRKERSISESPVRARSQRSLSGSPVRALSQRTESRSPRRTLLRKSISKSPLRVFRRSLSRSPIRSSRRSVSRSPIRFSRKSISRSPVRSSRRSISRSPVRSSRRSISRSPVRSSRRSTSRSPVRSSRRSISRSPVRPSRRSISRSSGRAASRRSISRSPIRGPSRTTRRTYSRSPSPVRRARSPSDRRSLSRSVSPDGSPKRIRRGRGFSQRYSYARRYRTPSPDRSPVKSYRYGGRSDRDRYSSYRRYSPRRYRSPPRGRTPPRYRRRRSRSLPASRSPRYRSRRYSRSPIKSRSPVEVSRSHLSPRTERRRPPSQSRSLSESRSSLDSQSPKRNSKARSRSSSDSPDGKKGLVSYEDGSPDSGQ from the exons AtggcaaagaagaagaatccACTAGTTTTTATGGATGTTTCAATTGATGGTGATCCTGCAGAAAGAATGGTTTTTGAG CTGTTTGCTGATGCTGCTCCTATGACTGCAGAAAATTTTAGAGCGCTTTGTACAG GGGAAAAAGGAATTGGTCCAAAAACTGGGAGACCACTGCACTATAAAGGGACCTTTTTTCATCGCATCATAAAAGGGTCCATGGCTGAG GGTGGTGATTTTGTAAAACGAGATG GGACTAGTGGTGAAAGCATTTTTACAGGAAACTTTCCAG ATGAGTCACCCAGGCTAAAACATGATGGGCCTGGTCTCTTATCTATGTCTGTTGCTGACCGTGACTCATTAGGATCTCATTTTATCATTACCTTTAAGGGTAATCATAATTTTGACAG GAAATATGTAGTCTTTGGGGAGCTTGTGCAGGGGAAAGAggtattgaaaaaaattgaaaattctggTGATGAAGAAGGGAGGCCAATTGTAACAGTGAAGATAATCAATTGTGGAGAATTTGCTGATG ataaaaagaaaggaaacaaaTTGAAGATGGTGAAGGATGCTTCCTTGGATGATAACAATCATCACGTGAGAAGGAAGGGAAAGTATAAGAAATCTTCTAGAGACAAGAGGAAGAAGCAGAGAAGGCACTATTCCTCTGATTCAGAGAGTTCCTCAGATTCTGAGATGGAATCTTCTGACTCTGATAGTGATGCTGATTCATATTTGTCCTCCTCATCTGACATTAGTTCTTCAAGTGATGACAGgcgtaaaaaaagaaaaaggtcttCTAAGCGAGACAAAAATAGACGTGGAAAACGAAGAGATAGACGCCATGACAAGAAGCGAAAGAAGCGTGATAAGAGATCCAAGCCCAGATCAAGAAG GTCATCGGATAGTATTACAGATACTGGAAGTGATAGTGAAAGTGATAGTAGCAGTGAAGATCTTGATGTTCAAGATAAGGATAACAAACAGAAAGACCCCACTCAGAAAGCTG GTGCTGCTTCCTTCCGGGAGAAAAAGAGGGAGGATAACATGTTTGAGAAGGAAAATGGAGATCAGCAGAGCCATGGCGTTGGAGCAGGTGCTAAATCTGATGGAAGTACAGAGAGACAACCTGATGTAGTAGATGATCACCCAGGCAAATCTAG GAGTCGAAGCATGAGTCCTAGGAAGACCATGAGTAAGAGTATGAGTATTAGTCCCAAGAGGAGTCTTAGCAGGAGCCGTAGTATTAGTCCTAATCGTAGTATGGGTAGGACTCCCAGTGTGAGTAGAAGCCCACCTCAGCAGAGGAGAAGTATTAGCAGAAGCCCTCTTCGAAGCAGCAATGGTAGGAGCTCATCCAGAAGCAACAGTAGAAGCCCATTGAGGAGCAGAAAAGAAAGGAGCATCAGCGAGAGCCCTGTGAGAGCTCGGTCTCAGAGAAGCTTGAGTGGGAGCCCTGTGAGGGCCCTATCCCAAAGAACTGAAAGCAGGAGCCCTCGGAGAACATTATTGCGGAAATCAATCAGCAAAAGCCCCTTAAGAGTTTTCAGAAGAAGCTTAAGCAGAAGCCCAATTAGATCTTCTCGGAGAAGCGTAAGCAGAAGTCCTATTCGATTTTCTCGGAAAAGTATAAGTAGAAGCCCTGTTCGATCATCTCGTAGAAGCATTAGCAGAAGCCCAGTTCGATCTTCTCGGAGAAGCATTAGCAGAAGCCCGGTTCGATCTTCTCGGAGAAGCACAAGCAGAAGTCCAGTTCGATCTTCTCGAAGAAGCATAAGCAGAAGCCCAGTTCGACCTTCTCGAAGAAGCATAAGCAGAAGCTCGGGCAGGGCTGCTTCTAGGAGAAGTATTAGTCGCAGCCCAATTAGGGGTCCAAGCAGGACTACTCGTCGCACTTACTCTAGAAGCCCTAGTCCTGTACGTAGGGCAAGGTCTCCTTCTGATCGAAGAAGTTTGTCCAGGAGTGTTTCCCCTGATGGGTCACCCAAGCGCATCAGAAGGGGTCGGGGTTTCAGTCAGCGTTACTCGTATGCTCGACGATATCGAACCCCTTCACCTGATCGTTCTCCAGTCAAGTCTTATCGTTATGGTGGAAGGAGTGACCGTGACAG GTATTCAAGCTACAGAAGGTACTCACCTAGGCGATATAGAAGTCCTCCCAGAGGAAGAACTCCACCCAG ATACAGACGCAGGAGAAGCCGTAGTCTACCTGCATCACGTAGCCCTCGCTACCGAAGCCGTCGCTATAGCCGTAGCCCCATCAAGAGCCGTTCCCCAGTTGAGGTGTCTAGATCTCATTTGTCTCCACGGACTGAGAGGAGAAGGCCACCTTCTCAAAGTAGGAGTCTCTCAGAATCACGGTCTTCATTGGACTCCCAGTCACCCAAGCGCAATAGCAAAGCAAGGTCAAGATCTTCTTCTGATAGCCCAGATGGGAAGAAGGGGCTGGTCTCATATGAAGACGGTTCTCCAGATTCAGGGCAGTGA
- the LOC123200551 gene encoding peptidyl-prolyl cis-trans isomerase CYP95-like isoform X2, producing the protein MSVADRDSLGSHFIITFKGNHNFDRKYVVFGELVQGKEVLKKIENSGDEEGRPIVTVKIINCGEFADDKKKGNKLKMVKDASLDDNNHHVRRKGKYKKSSRDKRKKQRRHYSSDSESSSDSEMESSDSDSDADSYLSSSSDISSSSDDRRKKRKRSSKRDKNRRGKRRDRRHDKKRKKRDKRSKPRSRRSSDSITDTGSDSESDSSSEDLDVQDKDNKQKDPTQKAGAASFREKKREDNMFEKENGDQQSHGVGAGAKSDGSTERQPDVVDDHPGKSRSRSMSPRKTMSKSMSISPKRSLSRSRSISPNRSMGRTPSVSRSPPQQRRSISRSPLRSSNGRSSSRSNSRSPLRSRKERSISESPVRARSQRSLSGSPVRALSQRTESRSPRRTLLRKSISKSPLRVFRRSLSRSPIRSSRRSVSRSPIRFSRKSISRSPVRSSRRSISRSPVRSSRRSISRSPVRSSRRSTSRSPVRSSRRSISRSPVRPSRRSISRSSGRAASRRSISRSPIRGPSRTTRRTYSRSPSPVRRARSPSDRRSLSRSVSPDGSPKRIRRGRGFSQRYSYARRYRTPSPDRSPVKSYRYGGRSDRDRYSSYRRYSPRRYRSPPRGRTPPRYRRRRSRSLPASRSPRYRSRRYSRSPIKSRSPVEVSRSHLSPRTERRRPPSQSRSLSESRSSLDSQSPKRNSKARSRSSSDSPDGKKGLVSYEDGSPDSGQ; encoded by the exons ATGTCTGTTGCTGACCGTGACTCATTAGGATCTCATTTTATCATTACCTTTAAGGGTAATCATAATTTTGACAG GAAATATGTAGTCTTTGGGGAGCTTGTGCAGGGGAAAGAggtattgaaaaaaattgaaaattctggTGATGAAGAAGGGAGGCCAATTGTAACAGTGAAGATAATCAATTGTGGAGAATTTGCTGATG ataaaaagaaaggaaacaaaTTGAAGATGGTGAAGGATGCTTCCTTGGATGATAACAATCATCACGTGAGAAGGAAGGGAAAGTATAAGAAATCTTCTAGAGACAAGAGGAAGAAGCAGAGAAGGCACTATTCCTCTGATTCAGAGAGTTCCTCAGATTCTGAGATGGAATCTTCTGACTCTGATAGTGATGCTGATTCATATTTGTCCTCCTCATCTGACATTAGTTCTTCAAGTGATGACAGgcgtaaaaaaagaaaaaggtcttCTAAGCGAGACAAAAATAGACGTGGAAAACGAAGAGATAGACGCCATGACAAGAAGCGAAAGAAGCGTGATAAGAGATCCAAGCCCAGATCAAGAAG GTCATCGGATAGTATTACAGATACTGGAAGTGATAGTGAAAGTGATAGTAGCAGTGAAGATCTTGATGTTCAAGATAAGGATAACAAACAGAAAGACCCCACTCAGAAAGCTG GTGCTGCTTCCTTCCGGGAGAAAAAGAGGGAGGATAACATGTTTGAGAAGGAAAATGGAGATCAGCAGAGCCATGGCGTTGGAGCAGGTGCTAAATCTGATGGAAGTACAGAGAGACAACCTGATGTAGTAGATGATCACCCAGGCAAATCTAG GAGTCGAAGCATGAGTCCTAGGAAGACCATGAGTAAGAGTATGAGTATTAGTCCCAAGAGGAGTCTTAGCAGGAGCCGTAGTATTAGTCCTAATCGTAGTATGGGTAGGACTCCCAGTGTGAGTAGAAGCCCACCTCAGCAGAGGAGAAGTATTAGCAGAAGCCCTCTTCGAAGCAGCAATGGTAGGAGCTCATCCAGAAGCAACAGTAGAAGCCCATTGAGGAGCAGAAAAGAAAGGAGCATCAGCGAGAGCCCTGTGAGAGCTCGGTCTCAGAGAAGCTTGAGTGGGAGCCCTGTGAGGGCCCTATCCCAAAGAACTGAAAGCAGGAGCCCTCGGAGAACATTATTGCGGAAATCAATCAGCAAAAGCCCCTTAAGAGTTTTCAGAAGAAGCTTAAGCAGAAGCCCAATTAGATCTTCTCGGAGAAGCGTAAGCAGAAGTCCTATTCGATTTTCTCGGAAAAGTATAAGTAGAAGCCCTGTTCGATCATCTCGTAGAAGCATTAGCAGAAGCCCAGTTCGATCTTCTCGGAGAAGCATTAGCAGAAGCCCGGTTCGATCTTCTCGGAGAAGCACAAGCAGAAGTCCAGTTCGATCTTCTCGAAGAAGCATAAGCAGAAGCCCAGTTCGACCTTCTCGAAGAAGCATAAGCAGAAGCTCGGGCAGGGCTGCTTCTAGGAGAAGTATTAGTCGCAGCCCAATTAGGGGTCCAAGCAGGACTACTCGTCGCACTTACTCTAGAAGCCCTAGTCCTGTACGTAGGGCAAGGTCTCCTTCTGATCGAAGAAGTTTGTCCAGGAGTGTTTCCCCTGATGGGTCACCCAAGCGCATCAGAAGGGGTCGGGGTTTCAGTCAGCGTTACTCGTATGCTCGACGATATCGAACCCCTTCACCTGATCGTTCTCCAGTCAAGTCTTATCGTTATGGTGGAAGGAGTGACCGTGACAG GTATTCAAGCTACAGAAGGTACTCACCTAGGCGATATAGAAGTCCTCCCAGAGGAAGAACTCCACCCAG ATACAGACGCAGGAGAAGCCGTAGTCTACCTGCATCACGTAGCCCTCGCTACCGAAGCCGTCGCTATAGCCGTAGCCCCATCAAGAGCCGTTCCCCAGTTGAGGTGTCTAGATCTCATTTGTCTCCACGGACTGAGAGGAGAAGGCCACCTTCTCAAAGTAGGAGTCTCTCAGAATCACGGTCTTCATTGGACTCCCAGTCACCCAAGCGCAATAGCAAAGCAAGGTCAAGATCTTCTTCTGATAGCCCAGATGGGAAGAAGGGGCTGGTCTCATATGAAGACGGTTCTCCAGATTCAGGGCAGTGA
- the LOC123200550 gene encoding LOW QUALITY PROTEIN: pentatricopeptide repeat-containing protein At3g54980, mitochondrial-like (The sequence of the model RefSeq protein was modified relative to this genomic sequence to represent the inferred CDS: inserted 1 base in 1 codon) produces the protein MRLTSSLTSSPNRLFLFRSSSQAECINKLISSQYAFSENPESNLDFPEKIHSLRNPIFLYSKRNHCILTTLETTDLTQTSVINNLLSHKNDPLSALRYYNRVELKQGFAKSLHSFAVLLHILMKSTETHGHARNLLNQFVSGFSRPTSIALVDCMIESAERFDFDIDSKVFNYLLDSYVKADKKIDALECCSRMIEGNIIPWLXLVNKVLTELVKANFINEAKELYSKMVLRRVSGDQVTVSILMCACLREEKPEQAEEYFREAEARGVKLDATAYDIVIKAFCKKLDLKKAFRLLKEMRDKDLVPSEVTYAVIIGACVKQGNMVEALRLKDDMVSCGWPMNLVVLTSLIKGYCKKGDLSSALHLFDKMMQDGPSPNKVTFAVLIDGCCNNRNVEKAYELYTQMKHMGIMPSVFNVNSLLRAFLEAQSLEEASKLFEEAIICGIANVFTYNNFLSWLCKEGKVSEAYSFWKKMESNGVLPNAVSYNNMILLHCKVEDMDTAYSMYSEMLKMGLKPNVVTYSVLINGYFKNGDAKRAFDMFDQMVAEKISPTDYTFNTIINGLCRVGRSSEARDILRNFVEKGFLPMCLTYNSIIDGFAKEGDITSARAVYSEMCDSGLSPNVVTYTILINGFCKNGSMDLALKMLNEMKQKGLEPDVISYSALIDGFCKTRDMESACKLFAELLEVGLSPNTVVYNSMITGFKNLRNMEAALDMHKKMMNRGIPCDLQTYTTLIAGLLEQGKLPIASELYSEMLSKGIVPDEIAYSALINGLCREGQLENARKILDEMDRKCIPPNVLIYNTLIAGHFKGGNLQEAFRLHDEMLDRGLVPDDTTYDILVNGKVRGKNLSLDF, from the exons ATGAGATTGACGTCTTCACTTACTTCTTCACCAAACCGTTTATTTCTTTTCCGCTCTTCCTCTCAAGCAGAATGTATCAATAAATTGATTTCATCACAATATGCGTTTTCCGAGAATCCTGAGTCAAACTTGGATTTTCCAGAGAAAATCCATTCTCTCCGAAACCCAATCTTCTTATATTCCAAACGCAATCATTGCATCTTAACCACATTAGAGACCACTGATTTAACACAAACCAGTGTGATAAACAATCTTCTAAGCCACAAAAACGATCCACTCTCAGCTTTGAGATACTATAATCGGGTTGAACTGAAGCAAGGTTTTGCCAAAAGCCTTCACTCATTCGCTGTTTTGCTTCACATTCTGATGAAAAGCACAGAGACTCATGGGCACGCTCGCAATTTGCTCAATCAATTCGTTTCGGGCTTTTCCAGACCAACATCAATTGCTCTCGTTGACTGCATGATCGAGTCTGCGGAaaggtttgattttgatattgattcGAAAGTTTTCAATTACTTGTTGGATAGTTATGTCAAAGctgataaaaaaattgatgctTTGGAGTGTTGTTCTAGGATGATAGAGGGTAATATAATTCCTTGGT AATTGGTAAACAAAGTCTTGACCGAATTGGTAAAAGCAAACTTTATTAATGAAGCGAAAGAATTGTATAGTAAGATGGTTTTGAGACGTGTCAGTGGTGATCAAGTAACTGTAAGCATATTGATGTGCGCTTGTTTAAGAGAAGAGAAGCCTGAGCAAGCTGAGGAGTACTTTCGAGAAGCGGAGGCTAGAGGTGTAAAACTTGATGCAACAGcatatgatattgttattaAGGCTTTCTGTAAgaaacttgatttgaaaaagGCATTCAGGTTGTTGAAGGAGATGAGAGATAAGGATTTAGTTCCATCGGAGGTTACATATGCAGTTATAATAGGTGCTTGTGTGAAGCAGGGAAATATGGTGGAAGCATTGAGGCTTAAGGATGACATGGTGAGTTGTGGCTGGCCAatgaatttggttgttttaacCAGTCTGATTAAGGGATATTGCAAGAAAGGAGATTTGAGTAGTGCTTTGCATTTGTTTGACAAGATGATGCAAGATGGCCCTAGTCCTAACAAGGTTACATTTGCGGTTTTGATTGATGGGTGTTGTAATAATAGGAACGTGGAAAAGGCTTATGAGCTTTACACCCAGATGAAACATATGGGTATTATGCCTAGTGTGTTTAATGTAAATTCATTGTTACGGGCATTTTTAGAAGCTCAATCTCTGGAAGAGGCATCTAAGCTGTTTGAGGAGGCAATTATTTGTGGTATTGCAAATGTTTTTacatacaataattttttgtcatGGCTTTGTAAAGAGGGTAAGGTAAGTGAAGCTTACAGTTTCTGGAAAAAGATGGAGTCTAATGGTGTATTACCCAATGCGGTTTCTTACAATAACATGATCCTTTTGCACTGCAAAGTGGAAGATATGGATACAGCATATAGTATGTATTCAGAGATGCTTAAAATGGGTTTAAAACCAAATGTTGTTACGTATTCTGTTTTGATAAATGGATACTTTAAAAATGGTGATGCTAAACGTGCCTTTGATATGTTTGACCAAATGGTGGCTGAGAAAATTTCTCCAACAGACTATACATTCAATACAATTATCAATGGTTTGTGCAGAGTTGGTCGCTCATCCGAAGCCAGAGACATATTGAGGAATTTTGTAGAGAAGGGTTTTCTTCCTATGTGTTTGACCTACAACAGCATCATAGACGGGTTTGCCAAGGAGGGTGATATCACTTCTGCTCGGGCAGTTTACAGTGAGATGTGTGACAGTGGACTTTCCCCAAATGTTGTTACTTACACCATCTTGATTAATGGGTTTTGCAAAAATGGGAGTATGGATCTTGCATTGAAAATGCTGAATGAGATGAAACAAAAAGGTCTTGAACCAGATGTTATTTCTTACAGTGCTCTCATTGATGGATTTTGCAAAACACGGGACATGGAAAGTGCGTGCAAACTTTTTGCTGAACTCCTTGAAGTTGGGCTATCTCCCAATACTGTTGTTTACAATAGCATGATTACTGGCTTCAAGAATTTACGGAACATGGAAGCAGCACTTGATATGCATAAAAAGATGATGAATAGGGGGATTCCCTGTGATTTGCAAACGTACACCACATTGATTGCTGGATTATTAGAACAGGGTAAATTACCCATTGCATCAGAGCTTTACTCAGAGATGCTTTCCAAGGGTATTGTACCGGATGAAATTGCATATAGTGCTCTGATAAATGGTCTTTGTAGAGAAGGACAGCTAGAGAATGCACGCAAGATTTTGGATGAGATGGACAGAAAGTGTATACCTCCTAATGttcttatatataatacattgaTTGCTGGACATTTTAAGGGGGGAAATTTGCAAGAGGCTTTTAGATTGCATGATGAAATGCTTGATAGAGGACTTGTACCTGATGATACTACTTATGATATTCTTGTAAATGGAAAAGTCCGAGGGAAAAATCTGTCCCTGGATTTCTAG